A genomic window from Onychostoma macrolepis isolate SWU-2019 chromosome 22, ASM1243209v1, whole genome shotgun sequence includes:
- the LOC131531051 gene encoding carcinoembryonic antigen-related cell adhesion molecule 1-like encodes MNIRNTDSGLYELKIIRSTSSSDKIFNVTVNGVSADEQNQMKRKSAKKGESVTLESDETKNPNDVMTWYFNDTRIAEITGDQSEICTDDQCDGRFRNRLKLDHQTGSLTITDTRTTDSGLYKLQIISRDSSFSIAREKRFNATVTDVLDSGLSSGAVAGIVIAAVVFLLVAAAAGLIYCRHREYRQTPQNDKDVNNSPPNPKDIALSDTKHL; translated from the exons atgaacaTCAGAaacacagactctggactttatgaACTGAAGATCATCAGAAGCACCAGCAGCAGTGACAAAATATTCAATGTTACTGTCAATG GTGTTTCTGCTGATGAACAAAATCAAATGAAGAGAAAGTCTGCAAAGAAGGGAGAATCTGTCACTTTAGAATCTGATGAAACAAAAAACCCAAATGACGTGATGACGTGGTATTTTAATGACACTCGTATCGCTGAAATCACTGGAGATCAGAGTGAGATCTGTACAGATGATCAGTGtgatgggagattcagaaaccgactgaagctggatcatcagactggatctctgaccatcacagacACCAGAACCACTgactctggactttataaaCTACAGATCATCAGCAGAGACAGCAGCTTCAGTATCGCCAGAGAGAAGAGATTCAATGCTACTGTTACTG ATGTTCTAGATTCAGGTCTGTCTTCAGGTGCTGTAGCAGGAATTGTTattgctgctgttgtttttctGCTTGTGGCTGCAGCTGCTGGTTTGATTTACTGTCGTCACAGGGAATATAGACAAACACCACAGAAT GACAAAGATGTTAATAACTCGCCACCGAACCCGAAAGACATTGCTTTGAGTgacacaaaacatctttga
- the LOC131531041 gene encoding uncharacterized protein LOC131531041, protein MKLLFNLLAVISIFLDNGASGVGSDVVSVSVKEGDSVIFHTHVKTNQQNCIRWYFNHTCFTQISGNLSHICTDVQCDIGTEKFRDRLKLDTQTGSLTIRDIRTTDSGLYELKIISSSNNTSEKSFNVTVNGVSATELNQMRHVMDGETVTLESGETNYTSYLMTWYFNYACIAEINVSMSKICTNDQFNNGTERFRERLKLDHQIGSLTITNINITDSGLYRLQIIISDSSFCITRVKRFNVTVFYPAAGICVAVVILLMAAAVTAGVIYCRQKKYKPTLKKMRMMLISRHRIQKTLLKGLGMTVNQTHDEAAYTIM, encoded by the exons ATGAAGCTTCTTTTTAATTTGCTCGCTGTGATCTCAATTTTTCTTGACAATG GTGCGTCTGGTGTTGGATCAGATGTAGTCTCAGTATCAGTGaaggagggagattcagtcatttttcacaCCCACgttaaaacaaaccaacaaaattgTATTAGATGGTATTTTAATCACACTTGCTTCACTCAAATCAGTGGAAATCTCAGTCATATTtgtacagatgttcagtgtGATATTGGCACTGAGAAATTCAGAGACAGGCTGAAGCTGGACactcagactggatctctgaccatcagagacatcagaaccacagactctggactttatgaACTGAAGATcatcagcagcagcaacaacaccAGTGAAAAAAGCTTCAATGTTACTGTCAATG GTGTTTCCGCTACTGAACTAAATCAAATGAGACATGTGATGGACGGAGAAACTGTCACTTTAGAATCTGGTGAAACAAATTACACAAGTTATTTAATGACGTGGTACTTTAATTACGCTTGCATCGCTGAAATCAATGTAAGTATGAGTAAGATATGTACAAATGATCAGTTTAATAATGGcactgagagattcagagaacgactgaagctggatcatcagattggatctctgaccatcacgaACATCAACatcacagactctggactttatcgACTACAGATCATCATCAGTGACAGCAGTTTTTGTATCACCAGAGTGAAGAGATTCAATGTCACAGTCTTTT ATCCCgcagcaggaatatgtgttgCTGTTGTTATTCTGCTGATGGCTGCGGCTGTAACTGCTGGTGTGATTTACTGTCGCCAAAAGAAATATAAACCTACACTAAAGAAAAT GAGAATGATGTTAATATCTCGCCACAGAATCCAAAAGACATTGCTTAAGGGACTTGGTATGACGGTGAATCAGACCCACGATGAGGCTGCTTATACAATAATGTAA